Genomic window (Granulicella arctica):
GCAATCGAAGCAATAGGCGAGGTCCATTCTTCGCCGCTGGCACGTGCTTGCACTTCAAAGGAGTAGTTTCCCGGCGTAAGACGACGATAGCGCGCAGTATGAGAATGAGTTGTGGTCCATTCACTATCGTAGCCAGTAAGTCGATAACGATATTCTATCCGGGCCGGATTCGTAAGTTGCTTGGCGTTGAAGAGGAAGAAGGCGTCTGGCTGACCAGCTTCAAGGTCAATACGAAAACTTCCACTCGCAGCGATGTTCTGCGTGGTGTCAGGATCACTTGAGAGGCTCCATCCTGTGATCGTCGCAACAGGGCTTATGGCACCGAGTTTCTCAGCCGCGTCCGTGGTGTGCACAAAGCCCTTGGTCGTAGCAAACCAGAGGGTTCCATCCGGCAGAATAGTGGAGGATGGCTGCGAAGGACCGCCGCATTCACTGGAGCGCATGCCGTCGGTCTTGCCGAGAATCACAGCCGAAAGCTGCGTGCGCTTCTTGTCAACCACTGCGTGAAGTTCTGCAACGGATAGTCGGACAATGCCGCGAAACGTACCCAGCCAGAGATGGCCGTCTTTGTCTTCGGTGATGGTGTTGACTGCCGCCGTAGGAGCGTTCGAGTCGGCTGAAAGTGCAATAAAGTGATCTTCACGGACTGCAGCGAGACCGCCGCTCCGGATGCCTGCCCACACGTATCCGCTACTGTCGAGAGCGAGCGACAGAATATGAGGATGATCAAGTCCTTGAATGGCCGTTACAACATCACCGCGAATACGATAAAGACCGTTTGTTGTGCCGATCACAAGCGATCCATCTTTATCTTGAACCATGCAGGTAATCAGTTGCGACTCAAGAAATAACGCGCGGTGCTGTGAATCCGGTTCGCCTCGTGGAAAGTAAAAAAGTCCGGTGTAACTGCCTACCCAGAGTCCTCCCCGCTCATCCACGAGAATCGAACTAACAGCATTGCCGGGTGACTCATTGCCCAACAAATAATGATGGTAGCTACGACCATCGAAACGGTAGATGCCATCGAACCACGTTCCAATCCAAATCTGCTGTTTGCGGTCTTCGGCGATCGCACGGATGGGTGTGCTCGGGGGCATTCCAGGAGGAGTGACGGAAAGAAGCTTCTCACCGTGCCTGCGGAAAAGACCTTGGCCCCAAGTGCCGAGCCACAGGTCTCCATGGCTGTCCGTGAATGCTGTCGCAGCATAGGTTGCCTTGAATCCCTCTGGCTCGCCGAAGGGTGCAAGTGCACCTTTGTGCCACCGGCTGAGGCCGCCCGTGAGCATACCGATCCAGAGGTTCTGCTCATCATCGATGAAGAGGGTACGAATCGAGTCATCTGGCAACCCGTCATGAGAACCCCAATGAGAGAGGCCGTCGGCGGCAAGTCGCCAGATACCATCATGGCGAGTCCCAATCCAAAGACTTCCTGCGGCGTCGCCAAGCAGCACGGTGATCGGATTACCCACGGTGGCACGCACGACCGGATCGTACTGCAACGCACTACCGCAAGAGACGCACTTATGAGGCACAAGCTCCACAAGACGTGCCATGG
Coding sequences:
- a CDS encoding sensor histidine kinase; this encodes MTVLPLFCRTAHAQPSSLLRLSEYQKQEWQVEDGLPDNYVRMITQRADGLLLLATSSGLSTFDGQRFKNAPIDLAGLVDNEAVNAVLPLSTSDLWIGTDGRGVLHATNNGVVQVSEQYGHHSERIRMFHLDAAGVVWVATQNGVERIVNGRPELIAGTGMISGDITTPFAEDGRGGMFFVTSLGLYHWQDGIAQRFSLGRSVHETAVAVYRDARKRIWVGTMARLVELVPHKCVSCGSALQYDPVVRATVGNPITVLLGDAAGSLWIGTRHDGIWRLAADGLSHWGSHDGLPDDSIRTLFIDDEQNLWIGMLTGGLSRWHKGALAPFGEPEGFKATYAATAFTDSHGDLWLGTWGQGLFRRHGEKLLSVTPPGMPPSTPIRAIAEDRKQQIWIGTWFDGIYRFDGRSYHHYLLGNESPGNAVSSILVDERGGLWVGSYTGLFYFPRGEPDSQHRALFLESQLITCMVQDKDGSLVIGTTNGLYRIRGDVVTAIQGLDHPHILSLALDSSGYVWAGIRSGGLAAVREDHFIALSADSNAPTAAVNTITEDKDGHLWLGTFRGIVRLSVAELHAVVDKKRTQLSAVILGKTDGMRSSECGGPSQPSSTILPDGTLWFATTKGFVHTTDAAEKLGAISPVATITGWSLSSDPDTTQNIAASGSFRIDLEAGQPDAFFLFNAKQLTNPARIEYRYRLTGYDSEWTTTHSHTARYRRLTPGNYSFEVQARASGEEWTSPIASIAVRQRPFFYQTWYFYLTLCLLAAFVILQLLRHRIELLKGRLGIVVEERNRIARECHDTLMAGFAAISWQLEATAKLFRDTDSSATPAAQSCELARSMVSHCQAEARRIIWDLRGTDEVTDILSQALGRALAADSLQQGIETTFKVEGDELPLAPGCVHHLVCIGQEAVSNAVHHASPSHIFILLKYDLDALSLSIHDNGRGFQDSEPNPSRSGHFGIPVMEERARKLGGTFRLQTSAEAGTEVTVKVSFSAMRQPLQQEHNVIRWIGI